A region of Marnyiella aurantia DNA encodes the following proteins:
- a CDS encoding metal-dependent hydrolase — protein sequence MKIQYLGQNCFLFSHKGKNILSDPFYNFGKAESGFDLEAQTIDYVLITHAHGDHTADVKEVLHHHPDAKLIGQPEICAYYEHPQSIDMNFGGTTKIEDLEISMVPASHTSSFPDGRYGGEPAGYMLKTSDITIYFAGDTGISAEMEILPRFFGKIDLAVLPIGGHYTVCAEKAAFAAAELIKTPKVIGCHFDTFEPIKIDHKAADMKFKERGVELVLPKLGEILEIRK from the coding sequence ATGAAAATTCAGTACCTCGGACAGAACTGTTTTCTGTTCAGCCACAAAGGCAAGAATATCCTGAGCGACCCTTTTTACAATTTCGGCAAAGCTGAATCCGGCTTCGATTTGGAAGCACAGACCATCGACTACGTATTAATCACGCATGCCCATGGCGATCACACAGCCGATGTGAAGGAGGTTCTTCATCATCACCCGGACGCAAAACTTATTGGGCAACCTGAAATCTGTGCTTATTATGAGCATCCGCAATCCATCGACATGAATTTCGGCGGAACTACAAAAATTGAAGATCTTGAAATTTCTATGGTTCCGGCCAGTCACACCAGTTCTTTCCCCGACGGAAGATATGGTGGCGAACCGGCAGGTTATATGCTGAAAACATCAGATATAACAATCTATTTTGCCGGCGATACAGGCATTTCTGCTGAAATGGAAATCCTGCCGAGGTTTTTTGGTAAAATCGATCTGGCTGTCCTGCCCATCGGTGGCCACTATACAGTGTGTGCAGAAAAAGCAGCCTTTGCAGCCGCTGAATTGATTAAAACACCAAAGGTGATCGGATGTCATTTCGACACTTTTGAACCTATCAAAATTGACCATAAGGCCGCTGATATGAAGTTTAAGGAAAGGGGAGTGGAGTTGGTACTGCCAAAACTTGGCGAAATCCTTGAAATCAGGAAATAA